Proteins encoded within one genomic window of Ranitomeya variabilis isolate aRanVar5 chromosome 4, aRanVar5.hap1, whole genome shotgun sequence:
- the LOC143767662 gene encoding uncharacterized protein LOC143767662 isoform X2 produces the protein MWSAALQVEVSTISDPLSKDLLYKRIFTIYPSKTDMDRDKMAERILHLTLEILFRLTGEDYTVVKKTSSERCQDPVSEGWGRPLSPITGPPPHPLIHEDINDQKILELTYKMIELLTGEVPIRYQDVTVYFSMEEWEYLEGHKDLYKDVMMEVPQPLTSPDLSSKRTTPERCPRPLLPQDCKQEDPNVPQDHQGEDLTHINTTGTYVSGDERCKEEIPTDDYPDDCTRRSEGQLPSSVFKSDELEIPQDAIEVNDITPDVLSSLHSKDLLSEPLKQVMSSDSLSNTKENHSHKISSKKLTTPKSKKSFAPSEYGNRFTLENSFLKSQKIHTAENRFSCSKSRNCFNRKSDLDSHKSNHTGKKPFSCSECGKCFVDKSTLGKHQISHKGEKPFSCSECCKSFNSKSDFFRHQRIHTGEKPFSCSECGKCFNRKEHLNSHKKTHTGEKPFSCSECGKCFGIKSTLLRHQIIHKGEKPFACSECSKSFNWKFSLLNHQRTHTGEKPFSCSECGKGFNLKSALLYHQRTQTGHFSCSECGKSFNSKSNLVRHQRSHTGEKLFSCSECQKCFFAKSALLRHQRTHTGEKPFSCSECGKCFDRKFTLLNHQRTHTGEKPFSCSDCGKCFVNKSAILSHKRTHTGEKLFSCSECEKCFSQKSNLNSHQRTHTMEKPFSCSECGKCFTWKSTLNKHQRSHIEEKPFS, from the exons gtctctacaatatcagatcctctcagtaaagatcttctatataagaggatTTTcacgatttacccatcaaagacagatatggacagagacaagatggcggagaggatattacacctcaccctagagatcctcttccggcttactggagag gattacacagtagtgaagaagacctctagtgagcgctgtcaggaccctgtgtctgagggatggggaagacccctgagcccaatcacgggacctccacctcaccccctgatacatgaggacatcaatgaccagaagatcttagaactcacctacaaaatgattgagctgctgactggagag gttcctataaggtatcaggatgtcactgtctatttctccatggaggagtgggagtatttagaaggacacaaagatctgtacaaggacgtcatgatggaggttccccagccgctcacatcaccag atctatccagtaagaggacaacaccagagagatgtccccgccctcttcttccacaggactgtaaacaagaagatccgaatgttcctcaggatcatcag ggtgaagatctgacccatattaatactacagggaCATATGTGagtggtgatgagcggtgtaaagaggagattcctacagatgactacccag atgactgtaccaggagatcagagggacagctgccatcttcagtttttaaatcagatgagcttgagatcccacaggatgcaATTGAAGTGAATGATATTACTCCAGATGTActctcatcccttcacagcaaagatctgttatCTGAACCTTTGAAACAGGtcatgtcttctgattcattatccAACACTAAGGAAAATCATAGTCACAAAATAAGCAGTAAAAAACTAACCACTCCTAAATCAAAGAAGTCATTTGCACCTTCAGAATATGGAAACCGTTTTACCCTTGAAAATTCTTTTCTTAAATCTCAAAAAATTCACACGGCGGAGaacagattttcttgttccaagagtAGGAactgttttaaccggaaatcagatCTTGATAGTCACAAGAGCAATCACACGgggaagaagccattttcctgttcagaatgtgggaaatgttttgtagacAAATCAACACTTGGTAAACATCAGATAAGCCacaaaggggagaagcctttttcctgttcagaatgttgtAAAAGTTTCAATTCAAAATCAGATTTTTTtaggcaccagagaatccacacaggggagaaacctttttcatgttcagaatgtgggaaatgttttaaccggaaagagcATCTTAATAGCCAcaagaaaactcacacaggggagaaaccattttcatgttcagaatgcgggaaatgttttgGGATTAAATCAACTCTTCTTCGTCATCAGATAATTCacaaaggggagaagccttttGCCTGTTCAGAATGTAGTAAAAGTTTCAATTGGAAATTTTCTCTTcttaatcaccagagaactcacacaggggagaagcctttttcatgttcagaatgtgggaaaggttttaaccTGAAATCTGCTCTTCTTTATCACCAGAGAACTCAAACAGGgcatttttcctgttcagaatgtggtaaaagtTTCAATTCGAAATCAaatttggttaggcaccagagatcacacacaggggagaaacttttttcgtgttcagaatgtcaGAAATGTTTTTTTGCTAAATCAGCTCTTCttaggcaccagagaactcacacaggggagaagcctttttcatgttcagaatgtgggaaatgttttgaccGGAAATTTACTCTTcttaatcaccagagaactcacacaggggagaaacccttttcatgttcagattgtgggaaatgttttgtgaatAAATCAGCTATTCTTAGTCataagagaacccacacaggggagaagcttttttcctgttcagaatgtgagaaatgttttagccagaaatcaaatcttaatagccaccagagaacccacacaatggagaagcccttttcatgttcagaatgtgggaaatgttttacgtggaaatcaactcttaataaacatcagagaagccacatagaggagaagcctttttcatga
- the LOC143767662 gene encoding uncharacterized protein LOC143767662 isoform X1, with the protein MWSAALQVEVSTISDPLSKDLLYKRIFTIYPSKTDMDRDKMAERILHLTLEILFRLTGEDYTVVKKTSSERCQDPVSEGWGRPLSPITGPPPHPLIHEDINDQKILELTYKMIELLTGEVPIRYQDVTVYFSMEEWEYLEGHKDLYKDVMMEVPQPLTSPDLSSKRTTPERCPRPLLPQDCKQEDPNVPQDHQGEDLTHINTTGTYVSGDERCKEEIPTDDYPADDCTRRSEGQLPSSVFKSDELEIPQDAIEVNDITPDVLSSLHSKDLLSEPLKQVMSSDSLSNTKENHSHKISSKKLTTPKSKKSFAPSEYGNRFTLENSFLKSQKIHTAENRFSCSKSRNCFNRKSDLDSHKSNHTGKKPFSCSECGKCFVDKSTLGKHQISHKGEKPFSCSECCKSFNSKSDFFRHQRIHTGEKPFSCSECGKCFNRKEHLNSHKKTHTGEKPFSCSECGKCFGIKSTLLRHQIIHKGEKPFACSECSKSFNWKFSLLNHQRTHTGEKPFSCSECGKGFNLKSALLYHQRTQTGHFSCSECGKSFNSKSNLVRHQRSHTGEKLFSCSECQKCFFAKSALLRHQRTHTGEKPFSCSECGKCFDRKFTLLNHQRTHTGEKPFSCSDCGKCFVNKSAILSHKRTHTGEKLFSCSECEKCFSQKSNLNSHQRTHTMEKPFSCSECGKCFTWKSTLNKHQRSHIEEKPFS; encoded by the exons gtctctacaatatcagatcctctcagtaaagatcttctatataagaggatTTTcacgatttacccatcaaagacagatatggacagagacaagatggcggagaggatattacacctcaccctagagatcctcttccggcttactggagag gattacacagtagtgaagaagacctctagtgagcgctgtcaggaccctgtgtctgagggatggggaagacccctgagcccaatcacgggacctccacctcaccccctgatacatgaggacatcaatgaccagaagatcttagaactcacctacaaaatgattgagctgctgactggagag gttcctataaggtatcaggatgtcactgtctatttctccatggaggagtgggagtatttagaaggacacaaagatctgtacaaggacgtcatgatggaggttccccagccgctcacatcaccag atctatccagtaagaggacaacaccagagagatgtccccgccctcttcttccacaggactgtaaacaagaagatccgaatgttcctcaggatcatcag ggtgaagatctgacccatattaatactacagggaCATATGTGagtggtgatgagcggtgtaaagaggagattcctacagatgactacccag cagatgactgtaccaggagatcagagggacagctgccatcttcagtttttaaatcagatgagcttgagatcccacaggatgcaATTGAAGTGAATGATATTACTCCAGATGTActctcatcccttcacagcaaagatctgttatCTGAACCTTTGAAACAGGtcatgtcttctgattcattatccAACACTAAGGAAAATCATAGTCACAAAATAAGCAGTAAAAAACTAACCACTCCTAAATCAAAGAAGTCATTTGCACCTTCAGAATATGGAAACCGTTTTACCCTTGAAAATTCTTTTCTTAAATCTCAAAAAATTCACACGGCGGAGaacagattttcttgttccaagagtAGGAactgttttaaccggaaatcagatCTTGATAGTCACAAGAGCAATCACACGgggaagaagccattttcctgttcagaatgtgggaaatgttttgtagacAAATCAACACTTGGTAAACATCAGATAAGCCacaaaggggagaagcctttttcctgttcagaatgttgtAAAAGTTTCAATTCAAAATCAGATTTTTTtaggcaccagagaatccacacaggggagaaacctttttcatgttcagaatgtgggaaatgttttaaccggaaagagcATCTTAATAGCCAcaagaaaactcacacaggggagaaaccattttcatgttcagaatgcgggaaatgttttgGGATTAAATCAACTCTTCTTCGTCATCAGATAATTCacaaaggggagaagccttttGCCTGTTCAGAATGTAGTAAAAGTTTCAATTGGAAATTTTCTCTTcttaatcaccagagaactcacacaggggagaagcctttttcatgttcagaatgtgggaaaggttttaaccTGAAATCTGCTCTTCTTTATCACCAGAGAACTCAAACAGGgcatttttcctgttcagaatgtggtaaaagtTTCAATTCGAAATCAaatttggttaggcaccagagatcacacacaggggagaaacttttttcgtgttcagaatgtcaGAAATGTTTTTTTGCTAAATCAGCTCTTCttaggcaccagagaactcacacaggggagaagcctttttcatgttcagaatgtgggaaatgttttgaccGGAAATTTACTCTTcttaatcaccagagaactcacacaggggagaaacccttttcatgttcagattgtgggaaatgttttgtgaatAAATCAGCTATTCTTAGTCataagagaacccacacaggggagaagcttttttcctgttcagaatgtgagaaatgttttagccagaaatcaaatcttaatagccaccagagaacccacacaatggagaagcccttttcatgttcagaatgtgggaaatgttttacgtggaaatcaactcttaataaacatcagagaagccacatagaggagaagcctttttcatga